In Candidatus Methylomirabilota bacterium, the following proteins share a genomic window:
- the cobU gene encoding bifunctional adenosylcobinamide kinase/adenosylcobinamide-phosphate guanylyltransferase, translated as MTAVHHSHLVLGGARSGKSRYALDQAGPAGFVAFLATARALDAEMAARIARHRAERPARWSTIEAPLEVGAECRRAVRSHELIVIDCVTIWVANLMDRGDEDVAVLAAADDLVKLMRERLATLVIVSNEVGNGVHPPTPLGRRFRDLLGSVNQRLAAAADRVTLMVAGIPVTVKDTPLPSSPDARPPEAP; from the coding sequence GTGACGGCCGTCCATCACTCGCACCTCGTGCTTGGAGGCGCGCGCAGCGGCAAGAGCCGCTACGCGCTCGACCAGGCTGGGCCGGCCGGCTTCGTCGCCTTCCTGGCCACCGCGCGCGCGCTCGACGCCGAGATGGCCGCGCGCATCGCCCGTCACCGGGCCGAGCGGCCCGCTCGCTGGAGCACGATCGAGGCGCCGCTCGAGGTGGGGGCCGAGTGCCGCCGCGCCGTGCGCTCGCACGAGCTCATCGTCATCGACTGCGTCACGATCTGGGTCGCGAACCTGATGGACCGTGGCGATGAGGACGTCGCGGTGCTCGCGGCCGCCGACGACCTCGTCAAGCTGATGCGGGAGCGCCTCGCGACCCTCGTGATCGTGTCCAACGAGGTCGGCAACGGCGTGCATCCACCGACCCCGCTCGGCCGTCGCTTCCGCGATCTCCTCGGCTCGGTGAATCAACGCCTGGCTGCCGCCGCCGACCGGGTCACCTTGATGGTCGCCGGCATCCCGGTGACCGTCAAAGACACTCCGCTGCCCTCGAGTCCCGATGCCCGCCCTCCCGAAGCTCCTTGA
- a CDS encoding RNA-binding S4 domain-containing protein: MPDVRIDKWLWAARFFKSRTLAAAACNGGKVDVNGDAAKPSKAVRAGDLLQVTLPRGRRIVRVAGLAERRGSGSEAALLYEDLTPPPPPREERPAPPAYRPPGSGRPTKRARRRIDRFSRW; encoded by the coding sequence ATGCCGGACGTGCGGATCGACAAGTGGCTGTGGGCCGCCCGATTCTTCAAGAGCCGCACGCTCGCCGCGGCCGCGTGCAATGGCGGCAAGGTGGATGTCAACGGCGATGCGGCCAAGCCGTCGAAGGCAGTTCGCGCGGGCGATCTCCTGCAGGTGACGTTGCCGCGCGGGCGACGGATCGTGCGGGTGGCCGGCCTCGCGGAACGGCGAGGCAGCGGCAGCGAGGCGGCGCTCCTGTACGAGGACCTGACCCCGCCCCCGCCGCCGAGAGAAGAGCGGCCGGCTCCCCCGGCGTATCGGCCGCCGGGCTCCGGCCGTCCCACCAAGCGCGCCCGGCGCCGGATCGACCGCTTCTCTCGCTGGTAA
- a CDS encoding DUF3047 domain-containing protein: MIRLLVSLSTAAALAVAFLITPARAADTLPVENWSTQPEGKTGIPEGWKGQSWGSPKYDFRIETVDGRKVLHLKSDGDSSAVSKEVKVDVKTWQILEWSWRVVKLPAGGDARKSATDDEAAQIYVVFPRFPTAVRSRIIAYIWDTTAPVGAIFKSEKTGTVTYVVVRSGPSDVGKWITERRNVFEDFKKIYGDSPSEDAGVISVLIDSNDTRSSAESFVGEILFRKP, encoded by the coding sequence ATGATCCGGCTCCTGGTCTCGCTCTCGACCGCGGCCGCGCTCGCGGTCGCCTTCCTCATCACGCCGGCGAGAGCGGCGGACACGCTCCCCGTCGAAAACTGGTCCACGCAGCCGGAGGGTAAGACCGGCATCCCCGAGGGCTGGAAGGGGCAGAGTTGGGGCAGCCCGAAATATGACTTCCGCATCGAGACCGTGGACGGCCGTAAGGTCCTTCACCTCAAGAGCGACGGCGACAGCTCCGCGGTGTCGAAGGAGGTGAAGGTCGACGTCAAGACCTGGCAGATCCTCGAATGGAGCTGGCGGGTGGTCAAGCTACCGGCCGGCGGCGACGCCCGAAAATCCGCGACCGACGACGAGGCAGCCCAGATCTACGTGGTGTTCCCTCGCTTCCCCACCGCGGTGCGCTCCCGCATCATCGCGTATATCTGGGACACCACCGCACCGGTCGGAGCGATCTTCAAGAGTGAGAAAACCGGAACCGTCACCTACGTCGTGGTCAGGTCCGGCCCGTCCGATGTGGGCAAGTGGATCACCGAGCGCCGCAACGTGTTCGAGGACTTCAAGAAGATCTACGGCGACAGCCCGTCGGAGGACGCCGGTGTGATCTCGGTCCTGATCGATTCCAATGACACCCGGTCGTCCGCCGAGTCGTTTGTGGGAGAGATCTTGTTCCGGAAACCCTAG
- a CDS encoding DoxX family protein: MARFGVTLLRVVLGLVYTMHAYLALAIFGPSGMVAYQVKNGIPFPEIATWYLILAHGLGGLCLVLGIFPRWAALANVPVMLGAIVFVHLKHGFWAHQGGYEYPLVLLLASLALAMTGGGALTLKR; the protein is encoded by the coding sequence ATGGCGCGCTTCGGGGTAACGCTGCTGCGGGTGGTTCTGGGTCTCGTCTACACCATGCACGCGTACCTGGCGCTCGCGATCTTCGGGCCGTCGGGGATGGTTGCCTACCAGGTGAAGAATGGAATCCCGTTCCCCGAGATTGCCACCTGGTACCTGATCCTGGCCCACGGCCTTGGAGGTCTTTGCCTCGTACTGGGCATCTTTCCGCGGTGGGCGGCCCTCGCCAACGTGCCGGTGATGCTCGGGGCCATCGTCTTCGTGCACCTGAAGCACGGCTTCTGGGCGCACCAGGGTGGCTATGAATACCCCCTGGTGCTCTTGCTCGCCTCGTTGGCCCTCGCGATGACGGGCGGCGGCGCGCTTACTCTGAAGCGGTAG
- a CDS encoding tetratricopeptide repeat protein — MRRVLLGAVLFLAACQQPPALPPPATSALAPAAQMRAEGEALMAVGQYAAAVEKFRQAIDLEPNSVPLRFALGTAYSFLDRRSEAVAQFRWVVANAAADSNEHQEARRWLVRVGAMEEAPAAVAMADVSADAAQKPDPASLGWITGQTEWPGVIPTEHRVRLRISMLGTDDSTRPVQRRAEILLGEKFEFKDIPEGQYRLLGIHDDKIIWEQRFTVRAGKQTDLALNQAASSVPAKTFPPAPRRQSTAPTASE, encoded by the coding sequence GTGCGCCGCGTCCTCCTCGGCGCGGTCCTCTTCCTGGCGGCGTGCCAGCAGCCGCCCGCGCTCCCGCCCCCGGCCACCAGTGCACTCGCTCCCGCCGCGCAGATGCGCGCCGAGGGCGAGGCCCTGATGGCCGTGGGCCAGTACGCCGCCGCGGTCGAGAAGTTCCGACAGGCGATCGATCTCGAGCCCAATAGCGTGCCACTTCGCTTCGCGCTCGGGACGGCCTACTCCTTTTTGGACCGGCGCAGTGAGGCCGTGGCCCAGTTCCGGTGGGTCGTCGCGAATGCCGCGGCCGATTCGAACGAGCATCAGGAGGCGCGTCGCTGGCTCGTGCGCGTGGGCGCGATGGAGGAGGCTCCCGCCGCGGTCGCCATGGCCGACGTGAGCGCCGACGCGGCCCAGAAGCCCGATCCGGCCAGCCTGGGATGGATCACCGGCCAGACGGAGTGGCCGGGCGTGATTCCCACCGAGCACCGGGTCCGGCTCCGCATCTCGATGCTCGGGACCGACGACTCGACGCGCCCCGTCCAGCGGCGGGCCGAGATTCTCCTCGGAGAGAAGTTCGAGTTCAAGGACATTCCCGAGGGGCAGTATCGTCTCCTCGGGATCCATGATGACAAGATCATCTGGGAGCAGCGATTCACGGTGAGGGCGGGAAAGCAGACCGACCTGGCGCTGAATCAGGCCGCGAGCTCCGTGCCCGCCAAGACCTTCCCGCCGGCGCCCCGGCGGCAGTCGACCGCGCCTACCGCTTCAGAGTAA
- a CDS encoding PilX N-terminal domain-containing pilus assembly protein has product MKTWRLLLLGNERGVALPLAMILLMVLTLLTITFMTLGAVEPQISRNLSDGARARQLAESGIEWGLSQLAGKAFDDSTLLGSSLTTGGVNCGTGITCKVLVTGQTLPGLTSSAGTFTVTLRNDLNSLTTDQALIGSGNPLDTSTSVDNNKIVILKSTGSFNGASKTITAVVQRGNLPINAAVSLPGVQGDTYTEEPPCSGCYSVDGRDWKDSDSGTSPTGTGSLKYAMTAATNAIETIAQNGFDNLNKRNYLHGKTDGDGYGSSTDGSNLTGATGNGRNTIANDSTLTPQLITKFMQNLASNPSTQILESTQACQYPASGGDHDKPEGIKMQSTGTPNVVTVTNNCGGAQQINQTVSLGSSTSPTMLYVRGQYDPDSLFRGLTVDGTNPITGYGILVVEDSDLAFFQTGNFRWNGIVLLTGRNNSSAFLGNSNTEIRGALIVNETNPGEVSGFSEFSVKTEGNMKIRSSKENIDRALMALYNMRVTAYREH; this is encoded by the coding sequence ATGAAGACGTGGCGGCTGTTACTGCTGGGCAACGAACGCGGGGTGGCGCTGCCCCTCGCGATGATCCTGCTGATGGTCCTGACGCTGCTCACCATCACGTTCATGACCCTGGGAGCGGTCGAGCCCCAGATCTCGCGCAACCTCTCGGACGGTGCGCGGGCGCGCCAGCTCGCGGAGAGCGGCATCGAGTGGGGCCTGAGCCAGCTGGCGGGCAAGGCGTTCGATGACTCGACGCTGCTGGGCAGCAGTCTCACCACGGGCGGCGTCAACTGCGGCACCGGCATCACCTGTAAGGTGCTCGTCACCGGTCAGACGCTTCCCGGTCTCACGTCGAGCGCCGGCACCTTCACGGTGACCCTCCGCAACGACCTGAACTCTCTCACCACGGATCAGGCGCTGATCGGCAGCGGCAATCCCCTCGATACCAGCACCTCGGTGGACAACAACAAGATCGTCATCCTGAAGTCGACGGGCAGCTTCAATGGGGCCAGCAAGACGATCACCGCGGTCGTGCAGCGCGGTAACCTGCCGATCAACGCGGCGGTGAGCCTGCCCGGTGTTCAGGGCGACACCTACACGGAGGAGCCGCCGTGCAGCGGTTGCTACAGCGTCGACGGGCGCGACTGGAAGGATAGCGATAGCGGCACCAGTCCGACCGGGACCGGCTCGCTGAAATATGCGATGACCGCCGCCACCAACGCGATCGAGACGATCGCCCAGAACGGCTTCGACAACCTGAACAAGCGCAACTATCTCCATGGCAAGACCGACGGTGACGGCTACGGGTCGAGCACCGACGGGTCGAACCTCACCGGGGCCACCGGCAATGGGCGCAACACCATCGCGAACGACTCGACGCTGACTCCGCAGCTCATCACCAAGTTCATGCAGAATCTGGCCTCGAATCCGTCGACCCAGATCCTCGAGAGCACCCAAGCGTGCCAGTATCCCGCGTCGGGGGGAGACCATGACAAGCCCGAAGGCATCAAGATGCAGAGCACGGGCACTCCCAATGTGGTGACGGTGACGAACAACTGCGGCGGGGCGCAGCAGATCAATCAGACGGTCAGCCTCGGCTCGTCGACCTCGCCCACGATGCTCTACGTCCGGGGCCAGTACGACCCCGACTCCCTGTTCCGCGGCCTCACCGTCGACGGCACCAACCCCATCACCGGCTACGGGATCCTGGTGGTCGAGGACTCCGACCTGGCCTTCTTCCAGACCGGCAACTTCCGCTGGAATGGCATCGTGCTGCTGACCGGCCGCAACAACTCCTCCGCGTTCCTCGGCAACAGCAACACCGAGATTCGGGGCGCCCTCATCGTCAACGAGACCAATCCGGGCGAGGTGAGCGGCTTCTCGGAGTTCTCGGTCAAGACGGAGGGCAACATGAAGATTCGATCGAGCAAGGAAAACATCGACCGCGCCCTCATGGCCCTCTACAACATGCGAGTCACCGCGTACCGCGAGCACTGA
- a CDS encoding prepilin-type N-terminal cleavage/methylation domain-containing protein — translation MNSQRGYTLAEMMVVCAVVGLVMASLLGLVMSGQQAYWFGTTQVDGQQGARVAIERMVKEIREAGYEPVPPETDPGLCPNATNYPLYATSVPCYKFVPITSPSATALTLQYNWDGSTCGVPCTPINTAALVTDPMTCPTAGCRGEQITYALSGGNLTRQESVVDTTPQTIASGITALTFTYLDDTNTVTASTELIRAVQISVTVQTATRGAQVTMIDRVRLRNR, via the coding sequence ATGAACAGCCAGCGAGGCTACACCCTGGCCGAGATGATGGTGGTGTGCGCGGTCGTGGGACTGGTGATGGCGAGCCTGCTGGGGCTGGTCATGTCGGGCCAGCAGGCCTACTGGTTCGGCACCACTCAGGTGGACGGTCAGCAGGGCGCGCGAGTCGCGATCGAGCGCATGGTCAAGGAGATCCGCGAAGCCGGCTACGAGCCGGTGCCGCCCGAGACGGATCCCGGGTTGTGTCCGAATGCGACCAACTATCCCCTGTACGCGACGAGCGTCCCCTGCTACAAGTTCGTGCCGATCACCAGCCCGAGCGCGACCGCGCTGACGCTCCAATACAACTGGGATGGGTCGACCTGCGGGGTCCCGTGCACCCCGATCAACACCGCGGCCCTGGTCACTGATCCCATGACGTGCCCGACGGCCGGCTGCCGGGGCGAGCAGATCACCTACGCCCTGTCGGGCGGGAACCTGACGCGGCAGGAAAGCGTGGTGGACACAACGCCGCAGACCATCGCCTCCGGCATCACCGCCCTGACCTTCACGTACCTGGACGACACCAACACCGTCACCGCGTCGACCGAGCTGATCCGGGCCGTGCAGATCTCCGTGACGGTCCAGACCGCGACCCGCGGCGCTCAGGTGACCATGATCGATCGCGTTCGGCTGAGAAACCGATGA
- a CDS encoding prepilin-type N-terminal cleavage/methylation domain-containing protein, which yields MHVLIKWKFSTSQAGFTLAEIMVACAVISVGLVAVATGFGYGVDGVEAGRQQSTAVFLAEQRIEQAKGLAMQQTGLVQLTTANLPATEGYGTIAGAPPRYRRTTTITNNPGGLQGARVDVTVFYRPVTGRGVLTTERSVSLSIFLANR from the coding sequence ATGCACGTCTTGATCAAATGGAAGTTCAGCACCAGCCAGGCCGGCTTCACCTTGGCCGAGATCATGGTCGCCTGTGCCGTCATCTCGGTGGGCCTCGTCGCGGTGGCCACGGGCTTCGGCTACGGAGTCGACGGAGTCGAAGCCGGACGCCAGCAGAGCACCGCCGTCTTCCTCGCCGAGCAGCGGATCGAGCAAGCAAAGGGGCTCGCGATGCAGCAGACCGGTCTCGTGCAGCTGACGACCGCGAACCTGCCCGCGACCGAGGGCTACGGAACGATTGCCGGAGCGCCGCCGCGATACCGGCGGACCACGACGATCACCAACAATCCGGGCGGTCTTCAGGGCGCCCGCGTCGACGTGACCGTCTTCTATCGTCCCGTGACGGGGCGGGGAGTACTCACCACGGAGCGCTCGGTCTCACTCTCCATCTTCCTGGCGAACCGGTGA
- a CDS encoding histidine phosphatase family protein has translation MRRPPLCGDHRRRAGSGRGGERAGCPAARGRGGASGAALTATTICLVRHGSVVGAETRRFIGHLDVPLSPLGAAQIAALAARLSRARFDAIYCSDLVRTRRSAEILAAPHRLAPIADPALREFAMGDWDGMTAEEIRAVDPVAFKAWMADVGRFQFPGGESLQDLEARVLPAFEAIVARHPGTTVAVVAHGGSNRAILCRALGLGPERLLALGQDYAALSVIERASGRWTLRLLNHCEPCVEAVAVA, from the coding sequence ATTCGCCGCCCGCCGCTTTGCGGGGATCACCGGCGACGTGCTGGGAGCGGTCGTGGAGGTGAGCGAGCTGGCTGCCCTGCTGCTCGCGGTCGTGGCGGCGCATCGGGGGCTGCTCTGACCGCGACCACGATCTGCCTGGTTCGCCACGGGAGCGTCGTCGGAGCGGAGACGCGTCGGTTCATCGGGCATCTCGACGTGCCGCTCTCGCCCCTCGGGGCGGCGCAGATCGCCGCGCTCGCCGCGCGCCTCAGCCGGGCTCGCTTCGATGCGATCTACTGCAGCGACCTGGTGCGCACGCGCCGAAGCGCCGAGATCCTCGCGGCGCCTCATCGACTCGCGCCGATCGCGGACCCCGCCTTGCGCGAGTTCGCGATGGGCGACTGGGACGGGATGACCGCCGAGGAGATTCGCGCCGTCGACCCGGTGGCCTTCAAAGCCTGGATGGCCGACGTGGGCCGCTTCCAGTTCCCCGGCGGTGAAAGCCTGCAGGATCTCGAGGCACGGGTGCTGCCCGCGTTCGAGGCCATCGTCGCCCGTCACCCGGGGACAACGGTGGCGGTTGTTGCGCACGGCGGAAGCAATCGCGCGATCCTCTGTCGCGCGCTCGGTCTGGGCCCGGAGCGGCTGCTGGCCCTCGGCCAGGACTACGCCGCGCTCTCGGTGATCGAGCGGGCCAGCGGGCGCTGGACACTGCGGCTGCTCAATCACTGCGAGCCCTGCGTGGAGGCGGTCGCCGTCGCGTAG
- the cobS gene encoding adenosylcobinamide-GDP ribazoletransferase, translating to MILAVRFLTIVPLPGRERADRSALGRAAWWFPVVGLMLGVVLMAAERVVLALAPPLVGATLLVAVWKIMTGGIHLDGLADCLDGLAGPDAARRRAIMRDSRIGVFGAAGLGLALILFVASLSELPAPIRGRVLLLAPVLGRVSPMLAAAWLRPATPGQGLGGAFAADLSGWAGPVCAAAGLASAAWLLGPWGAAVAAGALGLALLGARFAARRFAGITGDVLGAVVEVSELAALLLAVVAAHRGLL from the coding sequence TTGATCCTCGCGGTTCGCTTCCTGACCATCGTCCCGCTGCCGGGCCGTGAACGCGCCGACCGGTCTGCCCTCGGCCGGGCCGCCTGGTGGTTCCCGGTCGTGGGCCTGATGCTGGGCGTCGTGCTGATGGCCGCCGAGCGCGTCGTCCTCGCCCTCGCGCCGCCGCTGGTCGGCGCGACCCTGCTCGTGGCGGTCTGGAAGATCATGACGGGGGGCATCCATCTCGACGGCCTCGCCGACTGCCTCGACGGGCTCGCCGGTCCGGATGCGGCGCGCCGCCGCGCGATCATGCGGGACAGCCGGATCGGAGTGTTCGGCGCCGCCGGGCTCGGGCTGGCGCTCATCCTGTTCGTCGCGTCCCTTTCCGAGCTGCCCGCGCCGATTCGCGGTCGCGTGTTGCTTCTGGCTCCCGTCCTGGGGCGCGTGAGTCCGATGCTCGCGGCCGCGTGGCTGCGCCCCGCCACTCCGGGGCAGGGACTGGGCGGCGCGTTTGCCGCCGATCTGTCGGGCTGGGCCGGTCCCGTGTGCGCGGCGGCTGGCCTGGCGTCGGCGGCCTGGCTCCTGGGGCCGTGGGGCGCCGCCGTCGCGGCCGGCGCGCTCGGCCTGGCTTTGCTGGGGGCGCGATTCGCCGCCCGCCGCTTTGCGGGGATCACCGGCGACGTGCTGGGAGCGGTCGTGGAGGTGAGCGAGCTGGCTGCCCTGCTGCTCGCGGTCGTGGCGGCGCATCGGGGGCTGCTCTGA
- a CDS encoding acyl-CoA carboxylase subunit beta, which yields MSEQRYRQERSRIEQGHVKYRDKLKEEGKLFVRDRLKLLLDPGTEFQEDFLFARNQEPDTPADGVVTGVGTVGGRTVAVMANDYTVKAGSWGEKTVQKIVRIQERAQRLQVPLIYLVDAAGGRISEQIKIFPGRFHAGRIFYNEVQLSGVVPQVCILFGPSPAGSAYLPALTDCVIMVDGKASLYVGSPRMVEMAIGEKTTLEDLGGARMHCTVSGCGDVLAASDEEAIDLCRRYLSYLPGSFRERPAAIEAQASKPGRSIEEIVPYDQRKWFDMYEVIDRVVDAGSFFEIKRLFAQEIVVGFARIGGRAMGIVANQPKVKGGVLMVDSSDKAARFISLCNAYNVPLVYLADVSGFMVGTKVERAGIIRHGAKMVFATSQATVPKICVVVRKCYGAGLYAMCGPAFEPDAALALPQGQVAIMGPEPAVNAVYFNKIMELPEAARAAYVQKKRDEYAQDVDIYKLASEMLVDGIVGGSELRDELIKRLAYAESKQLEFPLRRNPVQPV from the coding sequence ATGAGCGAGCAGCGGTACCGTCAGGAGCGCAGCCGCATCGAGCAGGGGCACGTCAAGTACCGCGACAAGCTCAAGGAGGAAGGCAAGCTCTTCGTTCGCGATCGCCTGAAGCTGCTCCTCGACCCGGGGACCGAATTCCAGGAAGACTTCCTCTTCGCGCGCAACCAGGAGCCGGACACGCCCGCCGACGGCGTGGTCACCGGGGTGGGGACGGTGGGCGGCCGCACCGTGGCGGTCATGGCCAACGACTACACGGTGAAGGCCGGATCGTGGGGCGAGAAGACGGTCCAGAAGATCGTGCGGATCCAGGAGCGGGCTCAGCGCCTGCAGGTCCCGCTCATCTACCTGGTCGACGCGGCGGGCGGGCGGATCTCGGAGCAGATCAAGATCTTCCCCGGCCGCTTCCACGCCGGCCGGATCTTCTACAACGAGGTGCAGCTGTCCGGCGTGGTCCCGCAGGTCTGCATCCTCTTCGGGCCGTCGCCGGCCGGCTCGGCCTATCTGCCCGCGCTGACCGACTGCGTGATCATGGTGGACGGCAAGGCCAGCCTGTACGTGGGATCTCCGCGAATGGTCGAGATGGCGATCGGCGAGAAGACGACCCTCGAGGATCTGGGCGGCGCCCGCATGCATTGCACGGTCTCGGGCTGCGGCGACGTGCTGGCCGCGTCCGACGAGGAGGCTATCGATCTCTGCCGTCGCTACCTCTCCTACCTGCCGGGCTCCTTCCGGGAGCGGCCGGCCGCGATCGAGGCACAGGCGTCCAAGCCCGGGCGGTCGATCGAGGAGATCGTTCCCTACGATCAGCGGAAGTGGTTCGACATGTACGAGGTCATCGATCGCGTGGTCGACGCGGGCTCCTTCTTCGAGATCAAGCGCCTCTTCGCCCAGGAGATCGTGGTGGGCTTCGCGCGGATCGGCGGTCGCGCGATGGGGATCGTGGCCAACCAGCCGAAGGTCAAGGGCGGCGTTCTGATGGTGGATTCCTCAGACAAGGCGGCGCGCTTCATCTCGCTGTGCAACGCCTACAACGTCCCGCTCGTGTACCTGGCCGACGTCTCCGGCTTCATGGTCGGCACCAAGGTCGAGCGAGCGGGCATCATCCGCCACGGCGCCAAGATGGTGTTCGCCACGTCGCAGGCCACCGTGCCGAAGATCTGCGTGGTGGTGCGAAAGTGCTACGGGGCGGGCCTTTACGCGATGTGCGGGCCCGCGTTCGAGCCCGACGCGGCGCTCGCCCTGCCCCAGGGGCAGGTGGCCATCATGGGGCCCGAGCCGGCGGTCAATGCGGTGTACTTCAACAAGATCATGGAGCTGCCGGAAGCCGCGCGCGCCGCCTACGTGCAGAAGAAGCGCGACGAGTACGCGCAGGACGTCGACATCTACAAGCTTGCGTCCGAGATGCTGGTGGACGGCATCGTCGGCGGCTCCGAGCTACGTGACGAGCTGATCAAGCGCTTGGCGTACGCGGAGTCCAAGCAGCTCGAGTTCCCGCTTCGACGCAATCCCGTCCAGCCCGTCTGA
- a CDS encoding sigma-70 family RNA polymerase sigma factor, producing MTSPDAPSGPAGPGEPSEPVEIDEPVLIQRCIAGDASAFEPLVEKYRQRVWRLAYQVLHDREEAWDVAQEAFVRAFHSLPSFRGQSAFYTWLFRITVNVATDRHRQRGAQARAFGPERVTEEEWARTTPDPGGGPDQQAARAEQRARIRRALDALPPKARAIIMLSDVEGLSYREIAEVLNCPIGTVMSRLHNARKRLKGLLGPMLAVILCLGLTIAWASAAHAQQIVRFGVRILEASTPREGQSAPKAVPAPKPDAEADERLRKILPRLHALFRYTDYTTLDRQRVEGPLGTQQRFAVPGERWLEVTPDELHGTSVRMRVRLLRGEQPEMKAAILAAPGAPAVLGGPAYGNGVLIIILWANPNP from the coding sequence ATGACCTCTCCCGACGCGCCATCTGGCCCCGCCGGCCCGGGCGAGCCTTCCGAGCCCGTCGAGATCGACGAGCCGGTGCTCATCCAGCGCTGCATCGCCGGAGACGCTTCGGCGTTCGAGCCCCTGGTCGAGAAGTACCGACAGCGCGTGTGGCGCCTGGCCTATCAGGTACTCCACGACCGCGAGGAGGCGTGGGACGTGGCCCAGGAAGCATTCGTACGTGCGTTTCATTCGCTGCCGTCGTTTCGCGGTCAGTCGGCCTTCTACACCTGGCTCTTCCGGATCACGGTCAACGTGGCCACCGATCGCCACCGCCAGCGCGGCGCGCAGGCCCGCGCGTTCGGCCCGGAGCGGGTCACCGAGGAAGAGTGGGCCCGCACGACACCGGACCCGGGCGGCGGGCCGGATCAGCAAGCCGCGCGGGCGGAGCAGCGAGCGCGCATCCGGCGGGCGCTCGATGCCTTGCCGCCCAAGGCACGAGCGATTATCATGCTCAGTGACGTCGAAGGCCTCTCGTACCGCGAGATCGCCGAGGTGCTGAACTGCCCGATCGGAACGGTCATGTCCAGGCTGCATAACGCGCGCAAACGGCTCAAGGGGCTGCTCGGGCCGATGCTCGCGGTGATCCTCTGCCTCGGGCTCACCATCGCGTGGGCCTCCGCGGCGCACGCCCAGCAGATCGTCCGTTTCGGGGTACGCATCCTCGAAGCCTCGACGCCCCGGGAAGGCCAATCCGCGCCAAAGGCCGTTCCCGCTCCCAAGCCCGACGCCGAGGCGGACGAGCGCCTTCGCAAGATCCTGCCGCGTCTGCACGCCCTGTTCCGCTACACCGACTACACGACCCTCGACCGCCAGCGGGTGGAAGGTCCTCTCGGCACCCAGCAGCGCTTCGCGGTACCCGGCGAGCGCTGGCTCGAGGTCACGCCGGACGAGCTTCACGGCACGTCCGTGCGCATGCGCGTGCGCTTGCTCCGAGGCGAGCAGCCCGAGATGAAGGCGGCGATCCTCGCCGCGCCCGGTGCGCCCGCGGTGCTGGGCGGGCCCGCCTATGGCAACGGCGTGCTCATCATCATCCTCTGGGCGAACCCGAACCCCTAG
- the aroQ gene encoding type II 3-dehydroquinate dehydratase, with the protein MARRAAPAILVLHGPNLNLLGTREPAVYGRVTLSEVNRAVQRHAESRGARAVCRQSNHEGELVDWVQSAAREGFRGIVFNPGALSHYSIALRDAVASQRLPVVEVHLSNIHAREEFRHRSVVAAAAMGQISGFGPASYLLGVEALLVGASGTPRGPRVGSRRRP; encoded by the coding sequence ATGGCACGTCGCGCCGCGCCCGCCATCCTCGTGCTGCACGGGCCCAACCTCAATCTCCTCGGAACGCGCGAACCCGCGGTGTATGGGCGAGTGACCCTGTCGGAAGTCAATCGCGCCGTGCAGCGGCACGCGGAGAGCCGCGGCGCCCGCGCGGTGTGCCGGCAGTCGAATCACGAGGGCGAGCTGGTGGACTGGGTTCAGTCGGCCGCGCGTGAGGGATTCCGGGGGATCGTCTTCAATCCGGGCGCGCTGTCGCACTACTCGATCGCCCTGCGCGACGCGGTCGCCTCGCAGCGGCTGCCCGTCGTCGAGGTGCATCTGTCGAACATCCACGCCCGCGAGGAGTTCCGGCATCGCTCGGTCGTGGCCGCGGCCGCGATGGGTCAGATCTCCGGGTTCGGCCCCGCCAGCTACCTGCTCGGCGTGGAGGCGCTGCTGGTCGGCGCTTCCGGGACGCCCCGCGGCCCGCGGGTCGGCTCGCGACGCCGGCCGTGA